In a single window of the Sediminicoccus sp. KRV36 genome:
- a CDS encoding class I SAM-dependent methyltransferase, producing MASKLKRDPIHLALLDLARPRGFGALVDVGCGRGQITVALLEAGLAPSCTALDWAEGSLADLREAGKGLPITAITRDLAHDFRVPAGDTVLLIDVLYTMEAGAALKLLHAAADAARERVILRSLDAAAGWRGRFAVTLERLARPFWPHSGARVDPLPPAALAAVLERRGFHTRMVPCWGKTPFANVLIVAERRTE from the coding sequence GTGGCGTCGAAGTTGAAGCGGGACCCGATCCATCTTGCCCTGCTGGACCTCGCGCGGCCGCGGGGCTTTGGCGCTTTGGTGGATGTCGGGTGCGGGCGGGGGCAGATTACGGTCGCGTTGCTGGAAGCGGGGCTGGCACCGTCCTGCACGGCGCTGGATTGGGCCGAGGGCTCACTGGCGGATCTGCGCGAGGCCGGGAAAGGCTTGCCGATCACCGCGATCACGCGGGATCTCGCGCATGATTTCCGTGTGCCGGCGGGCGACACCGTGCTGCTGATTGATGTGCTCTACACGATGGAAGCGGGGGCGGCGCTCAAGCTGCTGCACGCCGCCGCCGATGCGGCGCGTGAGCGGGTGATCCTTCGCTCGCTTGATGCGGCGGCCGGGTGGCGGGGTCGCTTTGCCGTGACGCTGGAACGCCTGGCACGGCCCTTCTGGCCCCATTCCGGCGCGCGGGTGGATCCGTTGCCGCCCGCCGCACTCGCCGCCGTGCTGGAGAGGCGCGGCTTTCACACGCGAATGGTGCCGTGCTGGGGGAAGACGCCGTTCGCGAATGTGCTGATCGTGGCAGAGCGCCGGACGGAGTGA
- a CDS encoding NAD(P)/FAD-dependent oxidoreductase produces the protein MIRTHQEGMMMEPDVLVVGGGPAGSTAAALLAKAGRRVVLLEKARHPRFHIGESLLPRNLDILEKLGVVDTVRAMGVHKPGAEFVSDRTGRSAAFPFRLALNRSRTHAWQVKRADFDAALFANAARLGAETREETQVTEIRFGAKGERAAVEAQGPDGAKLSFRPRFVLDASGRDTFLAGKMRLKEANKKNNTAAMYAHFQGVERRTGELDGYISIHLAEDGWFWLIPLPGDVMSVGFVGNPSAWKGRQGSAQDILMQRIASSPTVSARLRGASIASEIHSTANYSYRATSGCGDGYLMIGDAYGFVDPMFSTGVLMAMTAGELGAEAAHVWLDNPARGEQLALRTNRELARAMDRIGWLIYRINDPVLRSLFMAPRNTLWMRDGIINMLAGNLRGDWRAVLPILSFKTIFHVFSAMHRLGLGPAMPEGHQPSRPGIA, from the coding sequence ATGATCCGCACGCACCAGGAAGGAATGATGATGGAGCCGGATGTCCTTGTGGTGGGCGGTGGCCCGGCGGGTTCGACCGCGGCCGCCCTGCTCGCGAAAGCCGGGCGCCGCGTGGTGCTGCTGGAAAAGGCCCGCCATCCGCGCTTCCACATCGGCGAGAGCCTGCTGCCGCGCAATCTTGATATCCTGGAAAAGCTGGGCGTGGTGGACACGGTGCGCGCCATGGGCGTGCACAAGCCCGGCGCCGAATTCGTGTCCGACCGCACCGGGCGCAGTGCCGCCTTCCCCTTCCGCCTGGCGCTCAACCGCTCGCGCACCCATGCCTGGCAGGTGAAGCGCGCGGATTTCGACGCGGCACTTTTCGCCAATGCCGCACGCCTCGGCGCCGAAACGCGGGAGGAGACGCAGGTCACGGAAATCCGCTTCGGCGCGAAAGGCGAGCGCGCGGCGGTGGAGGCTCAAGGCCCTGATGGCGCGAAGCTGAGCTTCCGGCCGCGCTTCGTGCTGGATGCCTCGGGGCGCGATACCTTCCTGGCCGGCAAGATGCGGCTGAAGGAGGCCAACAAGAAGAACAACACCGCCGCGATGTATGCGCATTTCCAGGGCGTGGAGCGGCGCACGGGCGAATTGGATGGCTATATCAGCATCCATCTGGCCGAGGATGGCTGGTTCTGGCTGATCCCTCTGCCGGGCGATGTGATGAGTGTCGGCTTCGTCGGTAATCCGTCGGCCTGGAAGGGGCGGCAGGGCAGCGCGCAGGACATCCTGATGCAGCGCATCGCCTCCAGCCCGACGGTGAGCGCAAGGCTGCGCGGCGCCAGCATCGCGTCCGAGATTCATAGCACTGCCAACTATTCCTACCGCGCCACATCAGGTTGCGGGGATGGCTATCTGATGATCGGGGACGCCTACGGCTTCGTGGATCCGATGTTCTCCACGGGCGTTCTGATGGCAATGACAGCGGGCGAATTGGGCGCGGAGGCCGCCCATGTGTGGCTGGATAACCCGGCGCGTGGCGAACAACTCGCGCTGCGCACCAACCGCGAACTGGCCCGCGCGATGGATCGGATTGGCTGGCTGATCTACCGCATCAACGACCCTGTGCTGCGCTCGCTCTTCATGGCGCCGCGCAATACGCTGTGGATGCGCGATGGCATCATCAACATGCTGGCCGGAAATCTGCGGGGCGATTGGCGTGCGGTGCTGCCCATCCTCTCCTTCAAGACGATTTTCCATGTGTTCTCCGCCATGCATCGCCTGGGGTTAGGCCCCGCCATGCCTGAAGGGCATCAACCGAGCCGGCCCGGTATCGCTTGA
- the fabG gene encoding 3-oxoacyl-ACP reductase FabG, which yields MRRALVTGGSSPIGAAICRRLARDGLHVLVHAHANGARAQALAEDLIAGGYSAEALVFDLCDFAAAKEALAPVIAAGVPQVLVHNAGLHDDVPLAGMSEGQWRSVIDVSLNGFFNVLRPIMLPMIGTRWGRVIAISSVAAITGNRGQVNYAAAKAGLHGAVRSLAREVASRGVTANAVAPGIIASPSVAAVMDTQQIAAIVPARRAGTPEEVADLVGFLASEQAGYINGQVVSINGGMA from the coding sequence ATGAGGCGCGCGCTGGTCACTGGCGGCAGCAGCCCGATCGGCGCGGCCATCTGCCGGCGCCTCGCACGGGATGGCCTGCATGTTCTGGTGCATGCCCATGCGAATGGCGCCCGCGCCCAGGCCCTGGCCGAAGACCTGATCGCCGGGGGATATTCGGCCGAGGCCCTGGTCTTTGACCTGTGCGACTTCGCTGCCGCAAAGGAAGCCCTGGCCCCCGTGATCGCGGCCGGTGTGCCGCAGGTGCTGGTGCATAATGCCGGGCTGCATGATGACGTGCCGCTGGCCGGCATGAGCGAGGGGCAATGGCGCTCAGTCATCGATGTCTCGCTGAACGGGTTCTTCAACGTGCTGCGCCCCATCATGCTGCCGATGATCGGGACGCGCTGGGGCCGGGTGATCGCCATTTCCTCGGTGGCGGCGATCACGGGCAATCGGGGCCAGGTGAACTACGCCGCGGCCAAGGCCGGGCTGCATGGCGCGGTGCGGTCCCTCGCGCGGGAGGTGGCAAGCCGGGGTGTGACAGCCAATGCGGTGGCGCCGGGCATCATCGCCTCGCCCTCCGTCGCGGCTGTGATGGATACGCAGCAGATCGCGGCCATCGTCCCCGCCAGGCGCGCCGGCACGCCCGAGGAGGTGGCCGATCTGGTCGGCTTCCTCGCCTCCGAGCAGGCCGGTTACATCAATGGCCAGGTTGTTTCCATCAATGGCGGCATGGCATGA
- a CDS encoding beta-ketoacyl synthase chain length factor yields the protein MSRAEPRILHADILGVSLWGPGLEGWAASEAVLTGRAAHAPQDSPPPAPTMLAPNERRRTGAVVRLALHVAQMAVEGAALDPAGLRCVFGSANGDGPVVGSILDALTQAGADRERIVSPTQFHNSVHNAAAGYWSIATRNPLPATCLGCHDSTWAAALLMAMLEVDAGAPVLLCVYDHPMPAPYARLRPVTAPFGVGLVLAPSADQGLARLAVTHAIAPPRGPVAPREMGLAALAAGNPAAQSLRLLEQLARREAGLCDAAYFDGSLGIEVTPA from the coding sequence ATGAGCCGCGCCGAGCCCCGCATCCTGCACGCCGACATTCTGGGCGTTTCACTCTGGGGGCCCGGGCTGGAGGGCTGGGCTGCGAGCGAGGCCGTCCTGACCGGGCGCGCGGCCCACGCGCCGCAGGACTCCCCGCCCCCCGCGCCGACGATGCTGGCACCCAATGAGCGCCGGCGGACCGGGGCGGTGGTGCGCCTGGCACTCCACGTGGCGCAGATGGCGGTCGAGGGCGCAGCACTCGACCCCGCCGGGCTGCGCTGCGTCTTTGGCAGCGCCAATGGCGACGGGCCGGTGGTCGGCTCCATCCTGGATGCGCTGACCCAGGCCGGGGCTGACCGCGAGCGCATCGTCTCACCCACGCAATTCCACAACTCGGTGCACAATGCCGCGGCCGGCTATTGGTCCATCGCGACCCGCAATCCGCTGCCGGCGACCTGCCTGGGCTGCCATGATTCCACCTGGGCGGCGGCGCTGCTGATGGCGATGCTGGAGGTGGATGCCGGGGCGCCGGTGCTGCTCTGTGTGTATGACCACCCGATGCCGGCGCCCTATGCGCGGCTGCGCCCGGTGACCGCGCCCTTCGGCGTGGGGCTGGTGCTGGCGCCATCTGCCGACCAGGGCCTGGCGCGGCTGGCCGTCACGCATGCCATCGCCCCGCCCCGGGGGCCCGTTGCGCCGCGCGAGATGGGGCTTGCCGCATTGGCGGCGGGAAATCCGGCTGCGCAATCCTTGCGCCTGCTGGAGCAGCTGGCCCGGCGTGAAGCCGGCCTCTGCGACGCAGCCTATTTCGACGGCAGCCTCGGCATCGAGGTCACGCCGGCATGA
- a CDS encoding beta-ketoacyl-[acyl-carrier-protein] synthase family protein, with amino-acid sequence MTPMPIAAMTAVSALGIGRAAHLDGLRARRGGLSPNDFDPMVGGWIGRVAAVEAHRLPAGLARFDCRNNRLADLALRADGFADAVAAACSRHGAHRIGLVVGTSTSGVEAAEEAYRRIGPDGLLPRDFDFAGTQDLASLADFLRMALGLRGPASVISTACASSARCFMDGTRLIDSGLCDAVVVGGADSLCRMTLHGFAALELIAPGPTRPCDALRDGISVGEAAGFALLERDAPGAAIALLGWGASSDAHHMSHPHPEGAGAIRAMSEALDRAGLSPGAVDWVKLHGTGTRANDAMEDRAVHAIFGDAVPVSSTKGWTGHTLGACGILETVMIGECISEGLIAGCLGVGEVDPDFRSRVIIANQASALRHVVTNSFGFGGVNCSLVLGRA; translated from the coding sequence ATGACCCCCATGCCGATCGCCGCCATGACCGCCGTCAGCGCGCTGGGCATCGGGCGGGCCGCGCATCTGGATGGGTTGCGCGCCCGGCGCGGCGGCCTCAGCCCCAATGATTTCGACCCCATGGTGGGGGGCTGGATCGGCCGCGTCGCGGCGGTGGAGGCGCATCGTCTTCCGGCCGGCCTCGCGCGGTTTGATTGCCGCAACAACCGCCTGGCAGATCTGGCGCTGCGGGCCGATGGCTTTGCCGATGCGGTGGCGGCGGCATGTTCGCGCCATGGCGCGCACCGGATCGGGCTTGTGGTGGGCACCAGCACCTCGGGCGTAGAAGCCGCCGAGGAGGCGTATCGCCGCATCGGCCCCGATGGATTGCTGCCCCGGGATTTCGACTTCGCCGGCACGCAGGACCTTGCCTCGCTGGCGGATTTCCTGCGCATGGCCCTCGGGCTGCGCGGGCCGGCCAGCGTGATTTCCACGGCCTGCGCCTCCTCCGCGCGCTGCTTCATGGATGGCACGCGGCTGATCGACTCGGGGCTGTGTGACGCGGTGGTGGTGGGCGGCGCCGACAGCCTGTGCCGGATGACGCTGCACGGCTTCGCGGCACTCGAATTGATCGCGCCCGGCCCCACGCGGCCCTGCGACGCGCTGCGGGACGGCATTTCGGTGGGTGAGGCGGCGGGCTTCGCGCTGCTGGAACGCGACGCGCCCGGCGCCGCCATCGCCTTGCTCGGCTGGGGCGCGAGCAGTGACGCGCATCACATGTCCCACCCGCACCCCGAGGGCGCCGGCGCCATCCGCGCCATGAGCGAGGCGCTGGACCGCGCGGGCCTCAGCCCGGGTGCGGTGGATTGGGTGAAGCTGCACGGCACAGGCACCCGCGCCAATGACGCGATGGAGGACCGCGCCGTGCATGCCATCTTCGGTGATGCCGTGCCCGTCAGCAGCACCAAGGGCTGGACCGGCCACACGCTGGGCGCCTGCGGCATCCTGGAGACGGTGATGATCGGCGAATGCATCAGCGAAGGGCTGATCGCCGGCTGCCTCGGCGTCGGCGAGGTGGACCCTGATTTCCGCAGCCGCGTGATCATCGCCAACCAGGCTTCGGCGCTGCGCCATGTGGTGACGAATTCCTTCGGCTTTGGCGGCGTGAATTGCAGCCTTGTGCTGGGCCGCGCATGA
- a CDS encoding MMPL family transporter, giving the protein MRQGGTAGLVLVALEVAAEPELARISRAMQARLSSDARFSRIAGGEAAWSEADELRIFAQRHLLSPLIRPEIFETAALRRALEEVLRGLRSSAAPLVARYALPDPIGAFPAWLAMLGADHRLTARDGAWFVTGREAPRAVILAVIAGGGTEMAAQEAGLAAITDAFTLAEPGPARLLLAGPAVIAREASRGIRADVDRIAVISTLLVVALLAWRFRSLLVLAALAVPVLLSVALGIWLTGLFFGSVHAIALGFGVTMLGVTLDYPVLLLGHRKHHEAAHGTRARIRGAFWLAVATATLGLGGLVFSGFPGLAQLGVLAAIGLLAAAAATWWLLPPLVVAAQLAPVAAGEARWVHRLEGARRFRAAAIALALLAGGALLAVGGPRWETDLAALSPVPDAARALDAELREALGAAEAGQFLLVRGPDAQTVLQRQEALLPRLDRLVEAGVIGGYEAAALILPSMARQLERRAALPAPELLAARLAEASIGLPFRPAAFQPFEAAVAAARVQAPWSPAELADTALGLRLAPLLGQRGDGWQGAIQFRGVTSVAALAQALEAPGAVFIDVRTELDGILAGFGARSVWLLALAGLAILLVLALGLRRPARILRVLGAIAAAQIVTLAVLRFAGVSLSPIHLAALLLVGGVGLDYALFMARENLDMEERARTLRTLITCNAMTLLTFGLLATCATPILRDIGATVALGAALSLGFAFLIAAPPRLPARLPQ; this is encoded by the coding sequence ATGCGCCAGGGCGGCACGGCGGGCCTGGTTCTGGTCGCTCTCGAAGTTGCCGCGGAGCCGGAGCTGGCGCGCATCAGCCGCGCCATGCAGGCGCGGCTTTCCTCGGATGCGCGGTTCAGTCGGATCGCCGGCGGCGAAGCGGCCTGGAGCGAGGCCGATGAGCTTCGGATCTTCGCCCAGCGGCATCTGCTCTCACCCCTGATTCGCCCTGAAATCTTCGAAACCGCCGCCTTGCGTCGCGCGCTGGAGGAGGTGCTGCGCGGGCTGCGCTCCTCGGCGGCGCCGCTGGTCGCGCGCTACGCCCTGCCGGACCCGATCGGCGCCTTTCCGGCGTGGCTCGCCATGCTCGGCGCGGATCATCGGCTAACGGCGCGGGATGGCGCCTGGTTCGTGACCGGACGGGAGGCGCCGCGCGCCGTCATCCTGGCCGTGATCGCCGGGGGCGGGACGGAAATGGCCGCGCAGGAGGCCGGGCTCGCTGCCATCACCGATGCCTTCACCCTGGCGGAGCCCGGGCCGGCGCGGCTGCTGCTGGCCGGCCCGGCGGTGATCGCGCGCGAAGCGTCACGCGGCATTCGCGCCGATGTGGACCGCATCGCCGTCATCTCCACGCTGCTGGTGGTGGCCCTGCTGGCCTGGCGCTTCCGCTCGCTGCTCGTCCTCGCGGCGCTGGCGGTGCCGGTGCTGCTCTCCGTCGCCCTGGGGATCTGGCTGACGGGGCTGTTCTTTGGCTCGGTGCATGCCATCGCGCTGGGCTTCGGCGTCACCATGCTGGGCGTGACACTCGACTACCCCGTGCTGCTGCTCGGCCACCGCAAGCATCACGAGGCCGCGCATGGCACGCGCGCGCGCATCCGGGGGGCCTTCTGGCTGGCGGTGGCGACAGCGACGCTCGGCCTCGGCGGGCTGGTATTTTCGGGCTTTCCCGGCCTTGCGCAACTGGGCGTCCTGGCCGCGATCGGCCTGCTGGCCGCCGCGGCGGCAACCTGGTGGCTGCTGCCGCCGCTGGTGGTCGCCGCCCAGCTTGCCCCGGTCGCGGCGGGTGAGGCGCGCTGGGTCCATCGGCTGGAGGGCGCCCGGCGGTTCCGGGCGGCGGCCATCGCCCTGGCGCTGCTGGCGGGCGGTGCACTCCTGGCGGTGGGCGGCCCGCGCTGGGAGACTGATCTTGCGGCCCTCAGCCCCGTGCCGGATGCCGCGCGCGCGCTGGATGCCGAGCTGCGCGAGGCTCTGGGCGCGGCCGAGGCGGGGCAGTTTCTGCTGGTGCGCGGCCCGGATGCGCAAACCGTCCTGCAACGCCAGGAGGCGCTGCTGCCCCGGCTGGATCGCCTGGTCGAAGCCGGTGTCATCGGCGGCTATGAGGCGGCCGCGCTGATCCTGCCCTCCATGGCGCGGCAACTGGAACGGCGCGCAGCACTGCCGGCGCCGGAGCTCCTGGCCGCCCGCCTGGCCGAGGCCAGCATCGGCCTGCCCTTCCGCCCTGCCGCCTTCCAACCCTTCGAGGCTGCGGTGGCGGCAGCACGCGTGCAAGCGCCCTGGAGCCCGGCGGAGCTGGCGGATACGGCGCTCGGCCTGCGCCTTGCGCCCCTGCTGGGCCAGCGCGGCGATGGCTGGCAGGGGGCGATCCAGTTCCGCGGCGTCACCTCAGTGGCGGCTCTCGCCCAGGCGCTGGAGGCGCCGGGCGCCGTCTTCATTGATGTCCGGACCGAGCTGGATGGCATCCTCGCGGGCTTTGGCGCGCGCTCCGTCTGGCTGCTGGCGTTGGCGGGCCTGGCCATCCTGCTGGTGCTTGCCCTCGGGCTGCGACGGCCGGCCCGCATCCTGCGGGTGCTGGGGGCCATCGCCGCCGCGCAGATCGTGACGCTGGCCGTGCTGCGCTTCGCCGGCGTCAGCCTCTCGCCGATCCATCTGGCCGCGCTGCTGCTGGTCGGCGGCGTCGGGCTGGATTATGCGCTGTTCATGGCACGGGAAAATCTGGACATGGAGGAGCGCGCGCGCACGCTGCGCACGCTGATCACCTGCAATGCCATGACGCTGCTGACCTTCGGCCTGCTTGCCACCTGTGCCACGCCGATCCTGCGCGATATCGGCGCCACGGTGGCCCTGGGCGCCGCACTCTCCCTCGGCTTCGCCTTCCTGATCGCCGCCCCCCCCAGGCTGCCGGCCAGGCTGCCGCAATGA
- a CDS encoding outer membrane lipoprotein carrier protein LolA codes for MFSNLAEVPERRARFTEERRFAALDQPLHSQGRLLWRRPDLLEKHTEAPEAETLRITGDAVEVALPGQPMRAFSLAAQPQLRGFVEALRAPLAGDLATLERLFDAELSGAPIAWQLRLVPRDARMRQAMAGMEILGALAEPREIRLRQPNGDAQTLLIEPLP; via the coding sequence TTGTTCAGCAACCTCGCTGAGGTGCCGGAGCGCCGCGCGCGCTTCACCGAGGAGCGCCGTTTTGCCGCGCTGGACCAGCCGCTGCACAGCCAGGGCCGGCTGCTGTGGCGGCGGCCAGACCTGCTGGAAAAGCACACCGAGGCGCCGGAGGCCGAAACCCTGCGCATCACGGGCGATGCGGTCGAGGTCGCGCTGCCGGGCCAGCCCATGCGCGCGTTCAGCCTGGCCGCCCAGCCGCAGTTGCGCGGTTTCGTCGAGGCCCTGCGCGCGCCACTCGCCGGGGACCTGGCCACGCTGGAGCGGCTGTTCGACGCCGAGTTGAGCGGTGCGCCGATCGCGTGGCAGCTGCGCCTCGTGCCGCGCGATGCGCGCATGCGGCAGGCCATGGCCGGGATGGAGATCCTGGGCGCCCTGGCCGAACCGCGCGAGATCCGCCTGCGCCAGCCCAATGGCGACGCGCAGACGCTGCTGATCGAGCCCCTGCCCTGA
- a CDS encoding acyltransferase translates to MSARPAEWAAMRERGNAFWSRLGLFLVQRLGWRFGRVLLLPITAWFLLSSPGARAASREYLGLALGRPARLTDIARHIHAFACSILDAPFFLARRTENFTVQVTGLEHLEKLAAEGRGCVLLGGHLGSFEVLRHVGQGSPVPVRPLMYRRNAGVMTTLLERLDPALARAVIPLGEPDSMLQAREAIERGEIIGILADRAAAGDRSVVVPFLGRDAAFPAGPFIVAAMLGAPVLGFRGVCTGPRRYEVRFEPFAERITLRREHRAEDLREVALHYARWLEQGCRAHPCQWFNFFPFWKASLHAADTEPARAPPSATGPDAPGAGPGSELGGALHARPVVQQPR, encoded by the coding sequence ATGAGCGCGCGGCCGGCCGAATGGGCGGCCATGCGGGAGCGCGGCAATGCCTTCTGGTCCAGGCTCGGCCTGTTTCTCGTGCAGCGCCTGGGCTGGCGCTTTGGCCGTGTCCTGCTGCTGCCGATCACCGCCTGGTTCCTGCTGAGCTCGCCGGGCGCGCGCGCGGCCTCGCGCGAGTATCTCGGCCTTGCGCTGGGCCGGCCGGCGCGGCTCACGGATATCGCCCGGCATATCCACGCCTTCGCGTGCAGCATCCTGGATGCGCCCTTCTTCCTGGCCCGCCGGACGGAGAATTTCACCGTCCAGGTCACCGGGCTGGAGCATCTGGAAAAGCTGGCGGCCGAGGGGCGCGGCTGCGTCCTGCTGGGCGGGCATCTGGGCAGCTTCGAGGTGCTGCGCCATGTCGGCCAGGGCTCCCCCGTGCCGGTGCGGCCGCTGATGTACCGGCGCAATGCCGGCGTGATGACCACGCTGCTGGAGCGGCTGGACCCCGCGCTCGCCCGCGCCGTGATTCCCCTGGGCGAGCCCGACAGCATGCTGCAGGCGCGCGAGGCCATCGAGCGGGGCGAGATCATCGGCATCCTGGCGGATCGCGCGGCGGCGGGGGATCGTTCGGTGGTGGTGCCGTTTCTCGGCCGTGATGCAGCTTTTCCGGCGGGGCCCTTCATCGTCGCGGCCATGCTGGGCGCGCCGGTCCTGGGCTTCCGCGGCGTCTGCACCGGCCCGCGCCGGTATGAGGTGCGCTTTGAACCCTTCGCCGAACGCATCACCCTCCGCCGCGAGCATCGCGCCGAAGACCTGCGCGAGGTGGCCCTGCATTACGCCCGGTGGCTTGAGCAGGGCTGCCGTGCCCATCCCTGTCAGTGGTTCAATTTCTTCCCCTTCTGGAAGGCCTCCCTCCATGCGGCTGATACCGAGCCGGCGCGTGCTCCTCCTTCTGCCACTGGCCCTGATGCGCCCGGCGCCGGGCCGGGCAGCGAGCTGGGAGGGGCCCTTCACGCTCGCCCTGTTGTTCAGCAACCTCGCTGA
- a CDS encoding phosphopantetheine-binding protein — translation MHCNVSELQLDLAQAIVTALKLEMDATDIAPDAPLFNEGLGLDSIDALEIAVCVSERYRVQLRSDDPDNKRIFASLRSLAVHIAAHLPRPADSATAT, via the coding sequence ATGCATTGCAATGTTTCTGAGCTTCAGCTGGATCTGGCCCAAGCCATCGTGACGGCGCTGAAGCTGGAGATGGACGCGACCGACATCGCCCCGGATGCACCGCTCTTCAACGAGGGCCTGGGGCTGGACTCCATTGACGCCCTTGAGATCGCGGTCTGCGTCTCGGAACGGTATCGCGTGCAGCTCCGCTCCGATGATCCGGACAATAAGCGCATCTTCGCATCGCTGCGCAGCCTCGCCGTGCATATCGCCGCCCATTTGCCGCGCCCCGCGGATTCCGCCACCGCCACATGA
- a CDS encoding polysaccharide deacetylase family protein, giving the protein MSTNWRPRPLILGSILLHAAALGVLALAPQAWPWALGGVLANHALLTLLTFLPDSQLLGRSLRSLPPGLASGHVALTFDDGPDPEVTPRILELLDRHGARATFFCIGENAARHPELVREIAARGHTIGNHTMHHPGWFALLGLGGQRREWQAAQAVLRGLGVASDLARAPLGLRSPLSDLVLHRLGLRHVGWRRRGFDTRCGDPELVLARIISDLRQGDIILLHDGRAARDGTGQAVSIAVLAALLPLLAARGLASIRLEGEAIPP; this is encoded by the coding sequence ATGAGCACCAACTGGCGGCCCCGGCCGCTCATCCTCGGCTCAATCCTGCTGCACGCGGCGGCGCTGGGCGTGCTGGCGCTGGCGCCGCAGGCCTGGCCCTGGGCGCTGGGCGGCGTCCTGGCGAATCACGCGCTGCTGACCTTGCTGACCTTCCTGCCCGACAGCCAGCTGCTTGGCCGGAGCCTGCGCTCCCTGCCGCCAGGCCTCGCCAGCGGCCATGTCGCGCTGACCTTCGACGATGGCCCGGACCCCGAGGTGACGCCGCGCATCCTCGAGCTGCTGGACCGACACGGGGCCCGCGCCACCTTCTTCTGCATCGGCGAGAACGCGGCGCGCCACCCGGAACTGGTGCGCGAGATCGCCGCGCGCGGCCACACCATCGGCAATCACACCATGCATCATCCGGGCTGGTTCGCCCTGCTCGGGCTCGGCGGGCAGCGGCGGGAATGGCAGGCGGCGCAGGCGGTGCTGCGCGGGTTGGGCGTGGCCAGTGACCTCGCCCGGGCGCCGCTCGGCCTGCGCAGCCCGCTGTCGGATCTTGTGCTGCACCGGCTCGGCCTGCGCCATGTCGGCTGGCGGCGGAGGGGGTTTGATACGCGCTGCGGCGACCCTGAGCTGGTGCTGGCGCGCATCATCAGTGATCTGCGGCAGGGCGACATCATCCTGCTGCATGATGGCCGCGCGGCGCGGGATGGCACGGGGCAGGCGGTCAGCATCGCGGTGCTGGCGGCCCTGCTGCCCCTGCTGGCGGCGCGGGGACTTGCATCCATCCGGCTGGAGGGCGAGGCCATCCCGCCATAG
- a CDS encoding glycosyltransferase family 2 protein, whose protein sequence is MTPSRSHLVLIPSYNTGPILAETLAAARAAWAPVWLVSDGSTDGAADALRDDPGTDFRVITMPRNGGKGSAVLAGLAEAARLGFTHALVMDADGQHPAAQIGEFMAASMAAPGAMVLGKPVFGPEAPALRVGGRRISNGWANLETLWSGIGDSLFGFRVYPIAPLLRIMQAQASMRRFDFDPEAAVRLVWAGVPAINLPAHVRYVPVAEGGVSHFRYGRDNLLLTRMHARLFIGFLGRLPWLLGRKFTRRAG, encoded by the coding sequence GTGACCCCGTCGCGCAGCCACCTGGTGCTGATCCCGAGCTACAACACCGGCCCCATCCTGGCGGAAACCCTCGCCGCCGCCCGGGCGGCCTGGGCGCCGGTCTGGCTGGTCAGCGATGGCAGCACCGACGGCGCGGCCGATGCGCTGCGGGATGACCCCGGGACGGACTTTCGCGTCATCACCATGCCGCGCAATGGCGGCAAGGGCAGCGCCGTGCTGGCGGGGCTGGCCGAAGCGGCAAGGCTGGGCTTCACCCACGCCCTGGTGATGGACGCGGATGGCCAGCACCCGGCCGCACAGATCGGCGAATTCATGGCCGCCTCCATGGCGGCGCCCGGGGCGATGGTCCTCGGCAAGCCGGTCTTCGGGCCGGAGGCGCCGGCGTTGCGCGTGGGGGGGCGGCGCATCTCCAATGGCTGGGCCAATCTGGAAACGCTGTGGTCGGGCATCGGCGACAGCCTGTTCGGCTTTCGCGTCTATCCCATCGCGCCGCTGTTGCGGATCATGCAGGCCCAGGCCAGCATGCGGCGCTTCGACTTCGACCCCGAGGCGGCGGTGCGGCTGGTCTGGGCCGGGGTCCCCGCGATCAACCTGCCGGCCCATGTGCGCTACGTCCCGGTGGCGGAGGGCGGCGTCTCGCATTTCCGCTATGGCCGCGACAACCTGCTGCTGACCCGGATGCATGCGCGGCTGTTCATCGGCTTCCTCGGCCGGCTGCCCTGGCTGCTTGGGCGGAAATTCACCCGGCGGGCCGGCTGA